A portion of the Collinsella aerofaciens genome contains these proteins:
- a CDS encoding HAD-IC family P-type ATPase, producing the protein MAATDIERGLSTAEVEERIAAGKINRNMELKTKSVKELIIENLCTLFNLINVILAFLVILTGSFKNLTFLFVVFLNTAIGVIQSMRSKKMVDKLTLLTSKKAIAVRDGAEVELDLDQIVLDDIIRLGRGDQIPADAVVVSGEALVNESLLTGESDLIKKQPGSELMSGSFIDSGLLRARVIHVGADNYVAKINNEAKYVKKVNSEIMNALNAIVRFASIIMIPLGLALFASSVSELWDAAGTPGDSALSWCFSELLAGHVPSSALLSTVGALLGMIPQGLVLLTSSVLAIATVRLARRKVLAQQLYCIETLARVDVLCLDKTGTITSGRMEVEGTYPLPVEGVSLGAGSDEAAVPVDSTVLDFALANVARATSADANETCQALLNYYADRQVEVSEPLSVIPFSSSKKWSGASFAQGSYVMGAAQFVLSDRAFAQVENRVAELADTCRVLVVARVDGFTPDGDMAGEAEPVGFVTIRDEIRTSAAETIGYFNEQGVTLNVISGDDPRTVSSIARVVGVPGADAYVDATTLDTPAKLDAAVDRYHVFGRVTPQQKRELVQALKRREHTVAMTGDGVNDVLALKEADCSVAMAAGSDAARNVAEIVLVDNDFASMPAVVAEGRRSINNLQRSASLFLTKTLFSMGLAALCIALPPYPFEPIQMTLINFFCIGAPGFVLGLEPNNARVKGSFLTNVLKRALPASIAVILAAALDIFVARVFGFSQLTLSTMCLLTSCAASVSLIWRISQPLTPLRVVLFVFVVAGILTGVIGFPKLLSIANLTMGQMVILAVIVAFTCSVFFKLATMMDSVKPRRRHAATGFGRGVRVRLGRGGGKVSSTGSTAERFAKRVAADMAQRREARTVREAEVRALEGVAQAQPKKKKGSGAKRSRVTKSAQGIKVSMPSKKKK; encoded by the coding sequence ATGGCAGCAACGGATATCGAGCGCGGACTCTCGACCGCCGAGGTCGAGGAGCGCATCGCCGCCGGTAAAATCAACCGCAACATGGAGCTTAAGACCAAGTCGGTCAAAGAGCTCATCATCGAGAACCTCTGCACGCTGTTCAATTTGATCAACGTGATCTTGGCGTTCCTGGTCATTTTGACCGGTTCGTTTAAGAATCTGACGTTCCTGTTCGTGGTGTTCCTCAATACCGCCATCGGCGTCATCCAGTCCATGCGTTCCAAGAAGATGGTCGATAAGCTCACGCTGCTGACCTCCAAGAAGGCCATCGCGGTGCGCGACGGCGCCGAGGTGGAGCTCGACCTGGACCAGATCGTGCTCGACGACATCATCCGCCTGGGGCGCGGCGACCAGATTCCCGCTGATGCCGTGGTGGTTTCGGGCGAGGCGCTCGTGAACGAGAGCTTGCTGACGGGCGAGAGCGACCTTATTAAGAAACAGCCCGGTTCCGAGCTCATGAGCGGCAGCTTTATCGACTCGGGCCTGCTGCGCGCTCGCGTGATCCATGTCGGCGCCGACAACTACGTGGCCAAAATTAATAACGAGGCCAAGTACGTCAAAAAGGTCAATTCCGAGATCATGAACGCGCTTAACGCCATCGTGCGCTTTGCGAGCATCATCATGATCCCGCTCGGTTTGGCGTTGTTTGCCTCGAGTGTGAGCGAGCTGTGGGATGCCGCGGGAACCCCGGGCGATAGTGCGCTTTCATGGTGCTTCTCCGAGCTGTTGGCTGGTCATGTGCCTTCGTCGGCGCTGCTGTCCACGGTGGGCGCCCTGCTGGGCATGATCCCGCAAGGCCTGGTGCTGCTGACCTCGTCGGTGCTCGCCATCGCCACGGTGCGCCTGGCCCGCCGCAAGGTGCTGGCGCAGCAGCTCTACTGCATCGAGACGCTCGCTCGCGTCGATGTACTGTGCCTGGACAAGACGGGCACCATCACATCGGGCCGCATGGAGGTCGAGGGCACGTATCCGCTGCCGGTTGAGGGCGTGAGCCTAGGCGCCGGCTCGGACGAGGCGGCTGTTCCCGTCGATTCCACGGTGCTCGATTTTGCGCTGGCTAACGTCGCGCGTGCGACTTCGGCCGATGCCAACGAGACCTGCCAGGCGCTGCTCAACTATTACGCCGATCGACAGGTCGAGGTGTCTGAGCCGCTGTCGGTCATTCCGTTCTCGTCCTCCAAAAAGTGGAGCGGCGCGTCGTTTGCGCAGGGCTCCTATGTGATGGGTGCGGCGCAGTTTGTGCTCTCTGATCGTGCGTTTGCCCAGGTCGAGAACCGTGTCGCCGAGCTTGCCGATACCTGCCGCGTGCTCGTGGTGGCGCGCGTGGACGGCTTTACGCCCGATGGCGATATGGCGGGCGAGGCCGAGCCCGTGGGCTTTGTGACCATCCGCGACGAGATTCGTACCTCGGCGGCCGAGACCATCGGCTACTTTAACGAGCAGGGCGTGACCCTCAACGTGATCAGTGGCGACGACCCGCGTACGGTGTCGTCAATCGCTCGCGTGGTGGGCGTGCCGGGGGCGGACGCTTATGTGGACGCCACGACGCTCGATACGCCGGCCAAGCTCGATGCCGCAGTGGACCGCTACCATGTCTTTGGTCGTGTGACCCCGCAGCAGAAGCGCGAGCTCGTGCAGGCGCTCAAGCGCCGCGAGCACACCGTGGCCATGACGGGCGACGGCGTCAACGACGTGCTGGCGCTCAAGGAGGCCGACTGCTCCGTGGCCATGGCGGCCGGCTCCGATGCCGCGCGTAACGTGGCCGAAATTGTGCTGGTCGACAACGACTTTGCCTCGATGCCTGCTGTGGTTGCCGAGGGCCGTCGCTCCATCAACAACCTGCAGCGTTCGGCCTCGCTGTTCCTGACCAAGACGCTGTTCTCGATGGGCCTGGCGGCGCTGTGCATCGCGTTGCCGCCGTACCCTTTCGAGCCGATTCAGATGACGCTCATTAACTTCTTCTGTATCGGCGCGCCGGGCTTTGTGTTGGGCCTGGAGCCCAACAATGCTCGCGTGAAGGGGTCGTTCCTGACGAACGTGCTCAAGCGGGCACTGCCGGCGTCGATTGCGGTCATTTTGGCCGCGGCGCTCGATATCTTTGTGGCGCGCGTGTTTGGCTTTAGCCAGCTCACGCTGTCTACGATGTGCCTGCTTACGTCGTGCGCGGCGAGCGTCAGCCTGATCTGGCGCATCTCGCAGCCTCTTACGCCCCTACGTGTGGTGCTCTTTGTGTTTGTAGTCGCCGGCATCCTGACGGGCGTTATCGGATTCCCGAAGTTGCTGTCTATTGCCAACCTGACGATGGGCCAGATGGTTATCTTGGCTGTCATCGTGGCCTTTACCTGCTCGGTGTTCTTTAAGCTCGCCACGATGATGGATTCGGTTAAGCCGCGTCGTCGTCATGCCGCAACTGGTTTTGGCCGCGGTGTGCGCGTCCGCTTGGGTCGCGGTGGCGGTAAGGTGAGCTCGACGGGTTCGACGGCCGAGCGTTTTGCCAAGCGCGTCGCCGCCGACATGGCACAGCGCCGCGAAGCTCGCACCGTTCGCGAGGCCGAGGTCCGCGCACTCGAGGGCGTGGCCCAGGCCCAGCCCAAGAAAAAGAAGGGTAGCGGAGCCAAGCGCTCTCGCGTAACCAAGTCCGCCCAAGGCATCAAAGTCTCGATGCCGAGCAAAAAGAAGAAGTAA